The following proteins are co-located in the Silene latifolia isolate original U9 population chromosome 1, ASM4854445v1, whole genome shotgun sequence genome:
- the LOC141640761 gene encoding uncharacterized protein LOC141640761, which translates to MLVHLAGVTKTGEEVLEECTRHGKFQVSQIYHRIRPKGDTVGWYRVIHDGAVLPKHAVIGSLACQYKLSTIDNFQKRGFYFANRCVLCESEEETMAHLFFSCSFSVEVWDAVCRWMGHFDPPVLLSQVLNWFSLYNRGAARGKVQRRCLLACTIYVLWKERNDRIFKDKRTDSRVLCHKICYIVATRMYHLAK; encoded by the coding sequence ATGCTTGTCCATCTTGCTGGGGTGACCAAAACCGGGGAGGAGGTGCTGGAAGAGTGTACTAGACATGGCAAGTTTCAGGTGAGTCAGATTTATCATAGAATCAGGCCTAAAGGGGATACTGTTGGCTGGTATAGGGTTATCCATGACGGTGCTGTCTTGCCAAAGCATGCTGTTATTGGGAGTTTGGCCTGCCAGTATAAACTTTCTACGATAGATAATTTTCAGAAAAGGGGATTCTATTTTGCAAATAGGTGTGTGCTCTGTGAGAGTGAGGAGGAAACAATGGCTCACTTGTTCTTTTCTTGCTCTTTCTCTGTTGAGGTTTGGGATGCTGTTTGTAGGTGGATGGGTCATTTTGATCCTCCTGTCCTTTTGTCTCAGGTTTTGAATTGGTTCTCTCTGTATAACCGTGGGGCTGCTCGTGGGAAGGTTCAGAGGAGATGTTTGCTAGCTTGCACTATCTACGTGCTATGGAAGGAGCGTAATGATCGCATTTTCAAAGATAAGAGGACTGATTCCAGGGTTTTATGTCATAAAATTTGCTATATTGTTGCTACTAGAATGTATCATCTAGCTAAGTAG